A genomic segment from Neobacillus sp. YX16 encodes:
- a CDS encoding sulfurtransferase TusA family protein, whose product MSLQYVPDVIYDAGHTEGGELIKSLFLKMEALIGGQIIEVILNEQTVKEDLLAWVRMQKHTLLDCKDFGEISYYYIEKR is encoded by the coding sequence ATGTCACTCCAATATGTACCGGATGTAATCTATGATGCAGGTCATACAGAAGGCGGCGAGTTAATCAAATCACTGTTCTTAAAGATGGAAGCGTTGATCGGTGGACAAATTATCGAGGTTATTTTAAATGAACAAACGGTAAAAGAAGATTTGCTGGCCTGGGTCAGAATGCAAAAGCACACTTTGTTAGATTGTAAGGATTTTGGGGAAATTAGTTATTACTATATTGAGAAACGTTAG
- a CDS encoding sodium/solute symporter (Members of the Solute:Sodium Symporter (SSS), TC 2.A.21 as described in tcdb.org, catalyze solute:Na+ symport. Known solutes for members of the family include sugars, amino acids, nucleosides, inositols, vitamins, urea or anions, depending on the system.) has protein sequence MNTAAFTMFLCIVFVTLVITYFASKRTKNASEFYTAGGGLTGWQNGLAIAGDYMSAASFLGIAGAVALTGFDGFFYSIGFLVAYLVVLYLVAEPLRNLGKYTFADMIAARFDAKKVRGFAAMNTVTISIFYMIAQLVGAGALIKLLLGLEYTTSVLIVGVLMTVYVIFGGMHATSWVQIIKAVLLMGGTFLISIVVFAKFNFSITDMFEQMKTATPLKEAFLNPGVKYKDGIDTLSLNMGLVLGTAGLPHILVRFFTVKDAKTARSSVVYATWIIGIFYVMTIFLGFGAAAFVGTTDIVAANAAGNMAAPLLAQALGGNMLFAFISAVAFATILAVVAGLVLTAASAFAHDFYNEILKKGKATEKQQVSMARWASIGVSVVSIVLALGAQSLNVAFLVSLAFAVAASANLPVIIYTIYWKRFNTTGAIWAMVVGLISAIGLVIIGPNVFSPEVGKAIFVGNPLFPYTTPGIVSIPLGFIAGYLGTVLSSQKADAKKYDEVLVKSNLGIGQ, from the coding sequence ATGAATACGGCCGCTTTTACGATGTTTCTTTGTATCGTTTTTGTAACGTTGGTAATTACATACTTCGCATCAAAACGTACAAAAAACGCAAGTGAATTTTATACTGCCGGCGGAGGACTGACTGGCTGGCAAAATGGTTTGGCTATCGCAGGTGATTATATGTCTGCAGCTTCATTCCTTGGAATAGCTGGCGCAGTTGCATTAACAGGCTTTGATGGATTTTTTTATAGTATTGGTTTCCTAGTTGCCTATCTTGTTGTTTTATATTTAGTGGCAGAACCATTGCGTAATTTAGGTAAATATACATTTGCAGATATGATCGCAGCACGCTTTGATGCAAAAAAAGTGCGTGGTTTTGCTGCCATGAACACCGTTACCATTTCTATTTTTTATATGATCGCTCAGCTTGTAGGAGCTGGTGCTCTTATTAAATTGTTATTAGGGCTGGAATATACAACATCTGTTTTGATTGTTGGGGTGTTAATGACTGTTTATGTTATTTTTGGCGGGATGCACGCAACAAGCTGGGTACAGATTATTAAAGCTGTTCTCTTAATGGGTGGCACATTCCTAATCTCCATTGTTGTTTTTGCTAAATTTAACTTTAGTATTACAGATATGTTCGAGCAAATGAAAACAGCTACCCCCTTAAAGGAAGCATTCTTAAACCCAGGAGTAAAATACAAGGATGGCATTGACACACTTTCATTAAACATGGGACTAGTTTTGGGGACAGCTGGTTTACCTCATATTCTGGTACGTTTCTTCACTGTAAAAGATGCTAAAACTGCACGAAGTTCCGTTGTTTATGCTACTTGGATCATTGGAATTTTTTACGTTATGACTATATTCCTTGGGTTTGGTGCTGCAGCGTTTGTGGGCACAACTGATATTGTTGCTGCCAATGCTGCTGGTAATATGGCTGCCCCACTTTTAGCGCAGGCACTTGGAGGTAATATGCTGTTCGCATTTATTTCAGCGGTTGCCTTTGCAACGATTCTTGCTGTTGTAGCAGGACTAGTTCTAACTGCAGCTTCAGCTTTTGCACATGATTTCTATAACGAAATTCTAAAAAAAGGTAAGGCAACAGAAAAACAACAGGTAAGTATGGCACGATGGGCCTCCATTGGAGTATCTGTGGTATCAATAGTTTTAGCTTTAGGGGCACAATCGCTTAACGTAGCTTTCCTTGTTTCCTTAGCCTTTGCTGTAGCAGCAAGTGCAAATCTGCCAGTTATTATTTATACAATTTACTGGAAACGGTTTAACACTACGGGAGCCATTTGGGCAATGGTAGTTGGACTTATTTCAGCTATTGGACTTGTAATCATTGGCCCGAATGTTTTCAGTCCTGAAGTAGGAAAGGCAATTTTCGTTGGGAACCCTCTATTTCCTTACACGACACCTGGTATTGTATCCATTCCATTAGGATTTATTGCGGGATATCTTGGAACGGTCCTCTCCAGTCAAAAAGCTGATGCGAAGAAATATGATGAGGTACTAGTAAAATCCAATCTTGGGATTGGTCAATAG
- a CDS encoding DUF485 domain-containing protein: MEARKITANSESDYSAIVQSSSFQKLLSEKKKFIIPITIFFFCFYFALPILTSFSTVLNNKFIGSITWAWVFAFLQFVMTWGLCMLYSKKAVKFDDLAEQVVKERGRN; encoded by the coding sequence ATGGAGGCTAGAAAAATTACAGCTAATTCTGAAAGCGATTACAGCGCTATTGTTCAATCATCTTCATTCCAAAAATTACTCTCCGAAAAGAAAAAATTCATTATACCCATCACGATCTTCTTCTTTTGTTTTTATTTCGCCTTACCTATCTTAACTTCCTTTTCAACTGTTCTAAACAACAAATTCATAGGCAGTATTACCTGGGCTTGGGTTTTTGCTTTTCTTCAATTCGTTATGACATGGGGATTATGTATGCTCTACTCTAAAAAAGCAGTTAAATTTGATGATTTGGCTGAACAAGTTGTTAAAGAAAGGGGGAGAAACTAA
- a CDS encoding MgtC/SapB family protein, with translation MENIDYDILLKLGVSAIFGLIIGLERELKRKPVGLKTSLVISVVSCLLTIVSIESAYMFPASDDVKITMDPLRLAAQIVSGIGFLGAGVILRRGNDSISGLTTAAMIWGAAGIGIAVGAGFFIEAFVGVALLIISVELVPYVMKFIGPKQLREKEISLQLFIKDKIQIEDAISFIMSRKYIIRRIRIKDLDNGDHLVQILIAVDYREKTTEVYDSVSKLDGVHKVEIESMG, from the coding sequence ATGGAGAATATTGATTATGATATATTATTAAAGCTTGGAGTATCTGCGATTTTTGGACTTATCATTGGGCTTGAACGTGAATTAAAAAGAAAACCTGTAGGACTTAAGACAAGTCTTGTAATATCTGTAGTGAGTTGTCTACTAACCATTGTTTCAATTGAATCTGCTTATATGTTTCCTGCTTCTGATGATGTAAAAATTACTATGGACCCTCTTCGTCTTGCTGCACAAATTGTTTCTGGTATCGGTTTTCTAGGTGCAGGCGTAATTCTTAGACGGGGAAATGATAGTATATCTGGTTTAACAACGGCTGCAATGATTTGGGGTGCAGCTGGAATCGGTATCGCTGTTGGGGCTGGTTTCTTTATCGAAGCGTTTGTTGGTGTCGCCTTACTAATTATTAGTGTAGAGTTGGTGCCTTATGTCATGAAGTTCATTGGTCCAAAGCAATTGCGCGAAAAAGAAATTAGCCTTCAATTATTTATTAAAGATAAAATCCAAATTGAAGATGCCATTTCATTTATTATGAGTAGAAAATATATTATCCGCAGGATCCGTATAAAGGATTTAGATAACGGCGACCATCTAGTTCAGATATTAATTGCCGTAGATTACCGGGAAAAGACTACCGAAGTTTATGATTCTGTTTCAAAATTAGATGGCGTCCATAAAGTTGAAATAGAAAGCATGGGGTAA
- a CDS encoding selenium metabolism-associated LysR family transcriptional regulator — MDLHQLYVFTKVVEHKSFSKAAEDIFLSQSTVSSHIQTLERTLNVSLFDRVGRENILTPSGERLYQWALKLLLLKDQAMLDLKEGVTELRGMIRIGASSVPGQFMIPKMVKEFRNRYPKATFHINQSSSKNVADKVLNGSVDFGILGEKYENEKLCYIPLLKENLVLITSHHSDIVGSVDIHDLLKFPFIMRNADSGTNSLIEKFLTKNQITKDQMNIVAYTESGQSLIQFVLQDIGIAIISEMAAREYYDRKLLRIHEINGFNNQRFFYLVYNQNKTQSMLSKLFIESAHELIKLES, encoded by the coding sequence ATGGATTTACACCAATTATATGTGTTTACAAAGGTAGTCGAGCATAAAAGCTTCTCTAAAGCAGCCGAAGACATCTTTTTAAGTCAATCAACTGTCAGCTCCCATATTCAAACACTTGAGAGAACTCTTAATGTAAGTCTATTTGATCGGGTAGGCAGAGAGAATATCCTTACACCTTCCGGTGAGCGTTTGTATCAGTGGGCACTAAAGCTTTTATTATTGAAGGACCAGGCAATGTTGGACTTAAAGGAGGGTGTGACCGAACTTCGGGGAATGATTCGAATCGGTGCAAGCTCTGTGCCTGGGCAATTTATGATTCCAAAGATGGTCAAGGAATTTAGAAATCGATACCCAAAAGCAACATTTCATATTAACCAATCCTCCTCAAAAAATGTGGCGGATAAGGTTCTAAATGGTTCTGTGGATTTCGGTATTTTAGGTGAAAAATATGAGAACGAAAAGCTTTGCTATATTCCTTTACTTAAAGAAAATTTAGTCCTTATAACGTCACATCATTCTGATATTGTTGGATCTGTCGATATTCATGATCTCTTAAAGTTTCCTTTTATTATGCGAAACGCTGATTCTGGAACGAATTCTCTTATTGAAAAATTTTTAACGAAAAATCAAATTACCAAAGACCAAATGAATATTGTTGCTTATACAGAAAGTGGACAAAGTTTGATTCAGTTTGTACTCCAGGATATTGGTATAGCAATTATATCGGAAATGGCTGCAAGGGAATACTACGATAGAAAGTTACTTAGGATCCATGAAATTAATGGTTTCAATAATCAAAGATTTTTCTATCTCGTTTATAACCAAAACAAAACCCAATCGATGTTATCTAAATTATTTATTGAAAGTGCACATGAATTAATTAAACTTGAAAGCTAA
- a CDS encoding DEAD/DEAH box helicase → MPDFNSIGISESTVNKLKEFGVAKPTPIQEKAIPFVMNGRDVIAQAQTGTGKTFAFILPILEKINPLAPHVQALIVTPTRELALQITEEFVKLTNDIDGVDVLAVYGGQDVDKQLKKLKKNVQIVVGTPGRLLDHIRRGTVHLSEASFLVLDEADQMLHIGFLNEVEDIIRETPKTRQTMLFSATMPEEIRTLANKHMRTPEYIQVEKTQGPAANVQLIAIHTIDRAKQATLIQLVETHRPYLAVIFCRTKRRVSKLYEVLKSHKFLCDELHGDLSQAKREQVMKRFRDGDIQLLIATDVAARGLDVEGVTHVFNYDIPQDAESFIHRIGRTGRAGTKGLAITFYSTDDRQTLDMIEKELKIKIQKQNIGNAESDHRDKQEPSKNRGKRDENLRSTSGQRKDSKPKFSSRNGSKPKSIKSKQNNSSQTGGGRNRKSGNSGLVKRSK, encoded by the coding sequence TTGCCTGATTTTAACTCAATAGGTATTTCTGAATCGACCGTAAATAAATTAAAGGAATTCGGTGTTGCAAAACCAACACCAATTCAAGAAAAGGCAATACCATTTGTCATGAATGGAAGAGATGTTATTGCACAGGCGCAAACAGGAACAGGAAAGACGTTTGCCTTCATACTGCCCATCTTAGAAAAAATAAATCCACTTGCACCACATGTACAAGCGCTCATAGTAACTCCAACCAGAGAATTGGCTTTACAAATTACCGAGGAATTTGTAAAGTTGACCAATGACATTGATGGTGTTGATGTGTTAGCAGTTTATGGGGGCCAGGATGTTGATAAACAGCTAAAGAAGCTTAAGAAAAATGTTCAAATTGTTGTCGGGACACCAGGCAGGCTATTAGACCATATTAGAAGAGGAACAGTTCACTTATCGGAAGCTTCATTTTTAGTTCTTGATGAAGCGGACCAAATGCTCCATATAGGTTTTCTGAATGAAGTTGAGGATATTATCAGGGAAACACCTAAGACTCGTCAGACTATGCTTTTTTCTGCAACAATGCCAGAGGAAATACGGACACTAGCGAATAAACATATGCGAACACCTGAATACATCCAAGTTGAGAAAACGCAGGGGCCAGCAGCAAATGTTCAACTAATTGCCATTCATACCATTGATCGAGCTAAGCAAGCAACATTAATTCAATTGGTTGAAACACATAGACCATATTTAGCTGTTATTTTTTGTAGAACCAAACGCAGAGTCTCAAAGTTGTATGAGGTTCTTAAATCACACAAATTTTTATGTGATGAGCTCCATGGTGACCTATCACAAGCCAAAAGAGAGCAAGTGATGAAACGGTTCAGGGACGGGGATATTCAATTGTTGATAGCGACCGATGTCGCAGCAAGAGGTCTGGATGTTGAAGGGGTGACACATGTATTTAATTATGACATTCCTCAAGATGCCGAAAGCTTTATCCATCGAATCGGTAGAACTGGAAGAGCAGGTACAAAGGGCTTGGCCATCACTTTCTACTCAACAGATGATCGCCAAACACTAGATATGATCGAAAAAGAGTTAAAGATCAAAATTCAAAAACAAAATATAGGGAACGCTGAAAGTGATCATAGAGATAAACAAGAACCATCGAAGAACCGGGGGAAAAGGGATGAAAATCTAAGATCAACGAGTGGTCAAAGGAAAGATAGTAAACCAAAATTTTCGTCAAGGAATGGAAGTAAACCAAAATCAATAAAGAGCAAGCAAAATAATTCCAGCCAAACAGGTGGAGGCAGGAATAGGAAAAGCGGTAATTCAGGATTAGTCAAACGGAGTAAATAA